A region from the Cannabis sativa cultivar Pink pepper isolate KNU-18-1 chromosome 9, ASM2916894v1, whole genome shotgun sequence genome encodes:
- the LOC133031377 gene encoding uncharacterized protein LOC133031377, with translation MLSRSLDCHFMASFASNRLLSERLEYLEVEENTRLKKEAEKAKEEVEKAKEEAKKAKEEAEKEKEEVEKTVKAKADEFEKKHAEKEIKTIEQCDKVGFCTVYRALISNPNMDTSFLEEKEEETLALYEKTMMEEEDGEVEEEEQEEDLSKKWPFCRENGLPLVALFSLLFFASNRLLSEWLEYLEGEVHKLLSQCKVVSKHWDDSQHQNTHLKQETDKAKEEAEKAKKEAERAKEEVEKAKEEAKKAKEEAEKTIKAQADEFEKKLAEKEIETVQRCDKVGFRTVYRAWIWNPNMDTSFLKEKEEETLALCEKTRMEEKDGEVEEEEEEEYLSKSSSM, from the exons GAAAATACCCGCCTTAAGAAAGAAGCTGAGAAAGCGAAGGAGGAAGTTGAGAAGGCAAAAGAGGAAGCCAAGAAGGCAAAAGAGGAGGCCGAGAAGGAGAAAGAGGAGGTCGAGAAGACTGTCAAAGCCAAAGCCGATGAGTTTGAGAAGAAGCATGCTGAAAAAGAGATCAAGACCATAGAACAATGTGATAAAGTTGGTTTTTGCACTGTATATCGGGCCTTGATTTCGAACCCTAACATGGACACCAGCTTCTTGGAGGAGAAGGAAGAGGAAACTTTAGCTCTTTACGAGAAGACCATGATGGAGGAAGAAGATGGCGAGGTCGAGgaagaagaacaagaagaagatcTGTCCAA AAAATGGCCCTTTTGCCGAGAGAATGGTTTGCCCCTAGTGGCACTTTTTTCTTTGCTTTTTTTTGCTTCCAATCGATTACTCTCTGAGTGGCTTGAATACTTGGAGGGTGAGGTCCACAAGTTATTATCACAATGCAAGGTTGTGAGTAAGCACTGGGATGACTCTCAACATCAAAATACCCACCTCAAGCAAGAAACCGATAAAGCGAAGGAGGAGGCCGAGAAGGCAAAGAAGGAAGCTGAGAGGGCAAAAGAGGAAGTCGAGAAGGCGAAGGAGGAGGCCAAGAAGGCAAAAGAAGAGGCCGAGAAGACCATCAAAGCCCAAGCTGATGAGTTTGAGAAGAAGCTTGCTGAAAAAGAAATCGAGACCGTACAACGATGCGACAAAGTTGGTTTTCGCACTGTATATCGGGCctggatttggaaccctaatatGGACACCAGCTTCTTAAAGGAGAAAGAAGAGGAGACTTTAGCTCTTTGCGAGAAAACCAGGATGGAGGAAAAAGATGGCGAggtcgaggaagaagaagaagaagaatatttGTCCAAGTCTTCCAGCATGTAG